The following proteins are encoded in a genomic region of Dialister hominis:
- a CDS encoding IS30 family transposase — MDYLNNTINTLPRERGQHLRFEDRCEIKALHKQGYSYRQIAKALNCSPSTVGYELKRGTATKTTHRGRPTEYVPSRGQAVYYENRKRSGRKQRITSESPFAIWVAAQVKKANWSLDVCAGYAKKHNLFTEEELVCAKTLYNALNQSRLPLSLFDVPELLSRKKSKPKQAKNVRIFGRSIDERPDIVKLHLEIGHWEIDTIVGKRKGKEAVVLTLVEKVTHKFIAIKIRRKDVASVKAALRSLKIYYGSQFATVFKTITADNGTEFAELSQLERYGIMVYFAHPYSSYERAQNERHNRIFRKYVPKGKSIENYSAEQILWFAEDMNSLPRKSLGYDTPDDLFEAYLDTVYAA, encoded by the coding sequence ATGGACTACCTAAATAATACCATTAATACCCTACCTCGCGAAAGAGGACAACACTTAAGATTTGAAGATCGATGCGAAATCAAAGCGCTCCATAAGCAAGGTTACTCTTATCGCCAGATTGCAAAAGCACTTAATTGCTCACCTAGTACTGTGGGCTACGAATTAAAACGTGGCACTGCAACTAAGACGACACATCGAGGCAGACCAACAGAGTATGTACCTAGTCGAGGTCAAGCCGTTTACTATGAAAACAGAAAACGTTCTGGTCGTAAACAGCGCATTACGTCTGAAAGTCCATTTGCTATTTGGGTTGCAGCGCAAGTTAAAAAAGCTAACTGGTCATTAGACGTATGTGCTGGCTATGCTAAGAAGCATAATCTGTTTACTGAAGAGGAACTTGTATGTGCTAAAACGCTGTATAACGCCCTTAATCAATCACGCCTACCATTATCCCTATTCGATGTACCAGAACTGCTTAGTCGTAAAAAGTCAAAGCCTAAACAAGCAAAGAACGTACGCATCTTTGGCCGAAGTATTGATGAACGACCAGATATCGTTAAGCTACATCTTGAGATTGGTCATTGGGAAATAGATACTATCGTTGGTAAGCGTAAAGGTAAAGAGGCTGTGGTACTAACTTTAGTAGAGAAAGTAACGCATAAATTCATTGCTATTAAGATTCGACGTAAAGATGTAGCATCTGTAAAAGCTGCTTTACGTAGTCTCAAAATATATTATGGATCACAATTTGCTACTGTATTTAAAACAATTACAGCAGACAACGGAACTGAGTTTGCGGAATTATCTCAGTTAGAACGATATGGTATAATGGTATATTTTGCTCATCCATATAGCTCTTATGAGAGAGCTCAAAATGAGCGTCACAATCGCATTTTCAGAAAGTACGTACCTAAAGGAAAGTCTATCGAAAACTACTCTGCTGAGCAGATTCTCTGGTTTGCAGAGGATATGAATTCATTACCTAGAAAGTCCCTTGGGTATGATACGCCTGATGATTTATTTGAAGCTTATTTAGATACCGTCTATGCAGCTTAA
- a CDS encoding cyclase family protein gives MVDLHISLIGVDFAGIRRGREHPVKDQYCADHGVFVIENMCNLRELLNKDVIMNTYPMRYQGMTGLPCRVVAETM, from the coding sequence TTGGTCGATCTTCATATTTCATTGATCGGCGTGGATTTTGCGGGGATCAGGCGCGGCCGCGAGCATCCTGTCAAGGATCAGTACTGTGCTGATCATGGTGTCTTCGTCATTGAAAACATGTGTAATTTGAGGGAACTGCTAAATAAAGATGTAATAATGAATACGTACCCTATGCGTTACCAAGGCATGACCGGACTGCCCTGCAGGGTAGTTGCAGAGACGATGTAA
- a CDS encoding HAD family hydrolase: MDGTLFDTEFIFQRIWNEIAGEMGLVLPDSFKYEICGTNGAVMNGVIEKYYHVSDGQVIQNECRRRVDKIFARYVPEKPGCREILHFFREHGYKIAMGSSSRITRIEGNLHQTGLRDAFDAIAGGDEVEHGKPEPDVFLLAASRLGVDPRDCYVFEDSPNGVRAGVKAGMRTIMVPDLMPVTDDLIPIAYGIFKNLSEAQEFLEKEI; the protein is encoded by the coding sequence ATGGACGGGACTCTTTTTGATACGGAGTTTATTTTCCAGAGGATCTGGAATGAGATCGCGGGCGAGATGGGCCTGGTGCTTCCGGATTCTTTCAAATATGAAATCTGCGGGACGAATGGTGCCGTGATGAATGGCGTCATTGAAAAGTACTACCATGTATCTGACGGACAAGTGATCCAGAACGAATGCCGCCGCCGTGTGGATAAGATTTTTGCCCGGTATGTGCCGGAGAAGCCGGGCTGCAGGGAAATCCTTCATTTCTTCCGCGAGCATGGGTATAAAATTGCCATGGGAAGCAGCAGCCGCATTACAAGGATCGAAGGAAATCTGCACCAGACGGGGCTTCGTGATGCCTTCGATGCCATTGCAGGGGGCGATGAAGTCGAGCATGGCAAGCCCGAGCCGGATGTATTTCTTCTGGCGGCCAGCCGCCTTGGTGTCGATCCCAGGGACTGCTACGTCTTCGAGGACAGCCCCAACGGCGTTCGCGCCGGCGTCAAAGCGGGCATGAGAACGATCATGGTTCCTGACCTCATGCCCGTCACTGATGACCTCATCCCCATCGCCTACGGGATTTTCAAGAACCTCTCCGAAGCACAGGAATTTCTGGAGAAGGAAATATAA
- a CDS encoding ABC transporter substrate-binding protein has protein sequence MKWKAIVAGMLAGAALLMAGCGGSSSGDAAKSANAAQNFKGKKLVMYVSFHEDTAKELSDAFKKKTGADVSFIRLPTGEALARIQAEKDSPKADVWLGGTADAHAKAASDGLLSAYKSPNAKMILPQYQDKDGYWYGTYLEALSVGYNEKRFKEEFEPKGVKAPETLDDLLKPEFKGEVIMPDPRKSGTGNTFISSVLQSMGEEKGWTYLKALKGQVAQFTPSGFTPAQKTGAGEYLICVNFVSDQNLVSAKGQKIHSTIYNNSGWTVCPVGLIKGAADADVAKAFIDFVLTKEAGEIMVKSTHGIACNPDVAPPEGMKPLKELPLFKEYDLIKAGADKQKNCDEFFAN, from the coding sequence ATGAAGTGGAAGGCTATAGTTGCAGGTATGTTAGCAGGTGCAGCTCTGTTAATGGCAGGCTGCGGCGGCTCATCTTCTGGGGATGCAGCAAAATCGGCCAATGCGGCACAGAATTTCAAGGGTAAGAAACTGGTTATGTATGTTTCTTTCCATGAAGATACGGCAAAGGAACTGTCGGACGCATTCAAGAAGAAGACCGGTGCTGATGTAAGCTTTATCCGCCTGCCAACTGGTGAAGCATTAGCTCGTATTCAGGCTGAAAAGGATTCACCGAAAGCGGATGTATGGCTGGGCGGCACAGCAGATGCTCACGCAAAGGCAGCTTCTGACGGACTTCTGTCAGCTTATAAGTCACCGAATGCGAAGATGATTCTTCCGCAGTATCAGGATAAGGATGGATACTGGTATGGCACATACCTGGAAGCTCTGTCCGTCGGCTATAACGAAAAACGTTTCAAAGAAGAATTTGAACCAAAGGGCGTCAAGGCTCCTGAAACACTGGATGATCTTCTGAAACCGGAATTCAAGGGCGAAGTCATTATGCCAGATCCGAGAAAATCCGGAACAGGCAATACATTCATCAGCTCCGTTCTTCAGTCCATGGGCGAAGAAAAAGGCTGGACCTATTTGAAAGCACTGAAAGGCCAGGTAGCACAGTTCACTCCTTCCGGATTTACACCAGCACAGAAGACAGGTGCCGGAGAATACCTGATCTGCGTCAACTTTGTTTCTGACCAGAATCTGGTCAGCGCAAAGGGACAGAAGATCCACAGCACGATTTACAATAATTCCGGCTGGACGGTCTGCCCTGTTGGCCTGATCAAAGGCGCTGCTGATGCTGATGTAGCTAAAGCATTTATCGACTTTGTACTGACGAAAGAAGCTGGCGAAATCATGGTAAAATCCACCCATGGTATCGCATGCAACCCTGATGTAGCTCCGCCAGAAGGTATGAAGCCTCTGAAAGAGCTCCCACTCTTCAAGGAATATGACCTGATCAAGGCCGGTGCAGATAAGCAGAAGAATTGCGACGAATTCTTCGCAAATTAA
- a CDS encoding cyclase family protein encodes MKIDVTLEITPKMVQDAQGHDKKSLSGHLGTHFDVMNKEFPLEYTQRRGIVFDVSGIKDRDIGVFDVDLEKVPADSFVMFYSGFIEEEGYGSARYFKEHPQLSDELIEKLV; translated from the coding sequence ATGAAAATTGATGTAACGCTTGAAATCACACCTAAAATGGTACAGGATGCACAGGGGCATGATAAGAAATCTTTATCTGGACATTTGGGAACTCATTTTGATGTAATGAATAAGGAATTTCCTTTAGAGTATACCCAGAGAAGAGGAATCGTATTTGATGTCAGCGGGATCAAAGACAGGGATATCGGTGTCTTTGATGTGGATCTGGAGAAAGTTCCCGCGGATTCATTTGTCATGTTTTACTCAGGATTCATTGAGGAGGAAGGCTACGGAAGTGCAAGGTATTTCAAGGAGCATCCGCAGCTGTCTGATGAATTGATTGAGAAATTGGTCTGA
- a CDS encoding type II secretion system F family protein: METYLYKVFNTEGAMEEGTISASSGGDAANALRLRGFSIISLTKEASEKKERRSFLKRKPFSGDETLSVLASEWSALLKAGLTITATLALLEEQAKKHEKPILSRARETVMEGRTLWETLDESGAFPRFFTALIQVGEMTGTLPEELDRIAEHYRKKAEFKRKAVSALAYPCFVLLFALTVLLTILTFILPTFETLFASLQITLPAGARIALAAGKFLQETGRFLFLLPLLSALGLGISLKTEKGREKIDEILYRSRFCKRLLLIRFAATLSAFLESGRTLGDALEDCKDTIGNREAERALEAVKEEVTKGNDFAESLKKSGFSLPIFYQLTRIGMESGELPDFLMKAAGLMEREAERKASRFRAILEPAMLLLVGGMTAIVVFSVILPVFHMAARV; this comes from the coding sequence ATGGAAACATACCTCTACAAAGTCTTCAATACCGAAGGAGCTATGGAAGAAGGCACCATCAGTGCCAGCTCTGGCGGGGATGCCGCGAATGCACTCCGCCTTCGCGGCTTTTCTATTATCTCCCTGACAAAAGAGGCATCGGAAAAGAAAGAAAGACGCAGCTTCCTGAAAAGGAAACCATTCTCCGGAGACGAGACACTCTCCGTCCTTGCCAGCGAATGGAGCGCCCTCCTCAAAGCAGGCCTCACCATCACGGCTACCCTGGCCCTCCTTGAAGAACAGGCGAAAAAACACGAGAAACCTATCCTCTCACGCGCCCGCGAGACTGTCATGGAAGGAAGGACCCTCTGGGAAACGCTCGATGAATCAGGCGCCTTTCCCCGCTTCTTCACCGCCTTGATTCAGGTCGGAGAAATGACAGGCACGCTCCCCGAAGAACTCGACCGCATCGCCGAGCACTACCGGAAGAAAGCAGAATTCAAAAGAAAAGCGGTAAGCGCCCTTGCCTATCCCTGCTTTGTCCTCCTCTTCGCACTGACCGTCCTTCTCACCATCCTGACATTCATCCTCCCCACCTTCGAGACACTCTTCGCCTCCCTGCAGATCACCCTTCCTGCCGGCGCGAGGATTGCTCTGGCCGCCGGGAAATTTCTTCAGGAAACAGGACGCTTCCTCTTCCTTCTGCCGCTTCTCTCGGCCCTCGGTCTTGGTATTTCCTTGAAGACAGAAAAAGGAAGAGAGAAAATAGACGAAATCCTCTACCGCTCCCGCTTCTGCAAACGCCTCCTCCTCATCCGCTTCGCAGCTACACTCTCTGCTTTCCTTGAAAGCGGAAGGACCCTGGGCGACGCCCTTGAAGACTGCAAGGATACCATAGGAAACCGCGAAGCAGAAAGAGCCCTCGAAGCCGTCAAGGAAGAAGTCACCAAAGGAAACGACTTCGCCGAAAGCCTCAAGAAAAGCGGCTTCTCCCTGCCCATCTTCTACCAGCTTACAAGGATCGGCATGGAAAGCGGCGAACTCCCGGACTTCCTCATGAAAGCCGCCGGCCTCATGGAAAGAGAGGCAGAAAGAAAAGCCAGCCGCTTCCGCGCCATCTTAGAACCCGCCATGCTCCTATTAGTAGGCGGCATGACCGCCATCGTCGTATTCTCCGTCATCCTCCCCGTCTTCCACATGGCGGCGAGAGTGTGA
- a CDS encoding ABC transporter permease codes for MSEKDIGHEHTGGMAEFKALLREPPLLISISVVFLLFAVFIIYPFVKILLVPDGSDWIRALTEEEFVLAFAHTLYSSFVATFSAIILGFLFAYGIHYTDMPCKRFFQVVALLPTMAPSVVTGLAFIMLFGRRGFITWNLLHLKVDLYGPFGLWVAQTVAFFPLAYITISGVLKSISPNLELAAQNLGARGWYLFRTVTLRLATPGIASAFLLVAINSLADFGNPMLVGGNYQVLATEAYTQVTGAWDLPMGATLSVFLVIPTLIVFFIQRYYLEKNSYVTVTGKPVAGLIRVTTGPLAKWLLFAFSMLLSLGILMIIGVVFLFAFTVAFGYDYTFTLEYFKEGVIHSHVMINSWVASISTAAITTVLGIALAFLTIRKKFPGRTIMDFLAMLPVSLPGTFIGLALILAFNDGPLAMTGTLGIIILGMALRQLPVGYRQAVAGLKQIEGSLEEASTNLGANSFTTFRKIVLPMLKNSLSVSFVYAFMRSMNTLSTVIFLVSPEWNLASINIMSLANQGFLPTASATAVGIMLVIYATFGIVKLILRDKINIFDL; via the coding sequence ATGAGCGAAAAAGATATAGGGCATGAACATACAGGAGGAATGGCGGAATTCAAGGCCCTCTTAAGGGAGCCGCCGCTCCTTATCAGCATATCCGTTGTATTTTTGCTGTTTGCTGTTTTTATCATTTATCCATTTGTGAAAATACTGCTGGTCCCGGACGGAAGTGATTGGATCCGTGCGCTGACGGAAGAAGAATTTGTCCTTGCCTTCGCGCATACGCTGTATTCTTCCTTCGTGGCAACATTCAGTGCCATCATCCTCGGGTTTCTCTTTGCATACGGCATCCATTATACGGATATGCCATGCAAGCGGTTCTTTCAGGTAGTGGCTCTCCTTCCTACGATGGCGCCGTCTGTCGTGACGGGCCTTGCCTTTATCATGCTTTTCGGCAGGCGCGGATTTATCACCTGGAACCTCCTTCATCTGAAGGTAGACCTGTACGGCCCATTCGGCCTGTGGGTGGCGCAGACTGTTGCATTCTTCCCTCTGGCCTATATCACGATTTCAGGGGTGCTTAAGAGCATCAGCCCGAATCTTGAACTGGCTGCACAGAACCTGGGGGCAAGAGGCTGGTATCTTTTCAGGACTGTCACATTGAGGCTGGCAACCCCGGGCATTGCCAGTGCATTTCTTCTGGTAGCCATCAACTCTCTGGCAGACTTCGGCAACCCGATGCTCGTCGGAGGAAATTATCAGGTACTGGCGACAGAAGCCTATACACAGGTCACAGGAGCCTGGGATCTTCCCATGGGCGCCACGCTTTCTGTTTTCCTTGTCATTCCGACACTGATCGTATTCTTCATCCAGAGGTACTATCTGGAAAAGAATTCTTACGTAACCGTTACGGGGAAACCTGTCGCAGGGCTGATCCGCGTCACCACGGGGCCGCTTGCAAAATGGCTTCTCTTTGCATTCTCCATGCTGCTCAGCCTCGGGATCTTAATGATCATCGGAGTCGTATTCCTCTTTGCCTTTACCGTTGCATTCGGGTATGACTACACGTTTACGCTCGAATATTTCAAGGAAGGCGTCATCCACTCCCATGTCATGATCAATTCCTGGGTGGCTTCCATATCGACAGCTGCCATAACGACAGTTCTGGGCATTGCGCTTGCCTTTCTTACCATCCGCAAGAAATTCCCCGGAAGAACGATCATGGATTTCCTTGCCATGCTTCCGGTATCCCTTCCAGGTACATTCATCGGCCTGGCATTGATCCTTGCCTTTAACGACGGACCGCTGGCCATGACGGGTACGCTCGGCATCATTATCCTCGGTATGGCCCTTCGACAGCTTCCTGTCGGATACAGGCAGGCGGTAGCAGGGCTGAAGCAGATCGAGGGCTCGCTGGAAGAAGCATCGACCAACCTGGGCGCGAACAGTTTCACCACATTCCGCAAAATCGTCCTTCCTATGCTAAAAAATTCCTTATCCGTCAGTTTCGTTTATGCTTTCATGCGATCCATGAATACGCTGTCAACTGTTATTTTCCTGGTTTCCCCGGAATGGAACCTGGCATCCATCAATATCATGAGTCTGGCAAATCAGGGATTCCTTCCTACAGCGAGCGCCACGGCAGTAGGGATTATGCTTGTCATTTATGCAACTTTTGGTATCGTGAAGCTCATCTTAAGAGATAAAATCAATATCTTTGATCTGTAA
- a CDS encoding YbjN domain-containing protein: MDKRKLKDFAVEEIAKDPLETAVFRSHMQLENARLPIIVILDKSIYGIVRLLVAQSAKKKNNEKALEELMNKFNKQYKAFKYYLDDEGNLVLDLSILCPEEKVSGPMIYALFQSVEEHLKTAYPQWIKIIWK, encoded by the coding sequence TTGGATAAGAGAAAACTCAAAGACTTCGCCGTCGAAGAAATTGCCAAAGATCCATTGGAAACCGCCGTATTCCGCTCGCACATGCAGCTTGAAAACGCAAGACTGCCAATCATCGTCATCCTTGACAAGAGCATCTACGGCATCGTCCGTCTCCTTGTCGCTCAGAGCGCCAAGAAGAAGAACAACGAAAAAGCACTCGAAGAGCTCATGAACAAGTTCAATAAACAGTATAAAGCATTCAAATACTACCTCGACGACGAAGGAAACCTCGTCCTCGATCTCAGCATCCTCTGCCCGGAAGAAAAAGTAAGCGGCCCGATGATTTATGCCCTCTTCCAGAGCGTCGAAGAACACCTCAAGACCGCCTATCCGCAGTGGATAAAAATCATCTGGAAGTAA
- a CDS encoding ArsR/SmtB family transcription factor, translating to MNELEIFKALSNPIRLNIIKWLKEPQNNFPPQGLHVPEGDRFDRSVCVGSICEKTQISQSTISHYLDMMQRAGLLESRRFGKWTYYRRNERNISRLSEFIRNSL from the coding sequence ATGAATGAATTAGAAATCTTCAAGGCTCTATCGAACCCTATACGGCTAAACATCATAAAGTGGCTGAAGGAACCGCAGAATAACTTTCCACCCCAGGGACTCCATGTGCCGGAGGGAGACCGTTTTGACAGAAGTGTCTGTGTTGGATCGATCTGCGAAAAGACTCAGATTTCCCAGTCGACCATCTCGCATTATCTTGATATGATGCAGAGAGCAGGTCTTTTGGAATCGCGCCGTTTCGGCAAGTGGACATACTACCGCCGCAACGAAAGGAACATCAGCCGATTGTCAGAGTTCATCCGTAACTCGTTATAA
- a CDS encoding GspE/PulE family protein produces the protein MEEVRAPTAEAALRRILTTAVRERVSDVHIEPQESFIRVRFRRDGILYDRFTMMLAMKKPISVRAKVVGSMDIAESRLPQDGSYSETVDGVSYDFRISTLPSLYGETIVIRILSGKVDFIENNHLGMMDVQEKLFMKCLRRKSGMILTTGPTGSGKTSTLYAALRLLNDPSVNIISIEDPVEYRIEGVTQMQVNKKVGLTFEKGLRSIVRQDPDILMVGEIRDRETAEIAVHAALTGHLVLSTLHTVNAASAPLRLMDMGIAPYLLADSLSLIISQRIPGRLCPHCKRKVTLTEENFADLSLPQEFLGETVMDAEGCEECHGSGIAGRIGAFEMIEIGREERQIIRGGFSADKLQERMRAQGQPDMGAAALRELRKGWISARSASQVIAGED, from the coding sequence ATGGAAGAAGTGCGTGCGCCGACGGCGGAGGCGGCTCTGCGGCGGATCCTTACCACGGCGGTCCGCGAGCGCGTAAGTGATGTGCATATCGAGCCGCAGGAGTCTTTCATCCGCGTGCGTTTCAGGCGGGATGGGATTCTGTACGACCGCTTCACGATGATGCTTGCGATGAAGAAGCCGATATCCGTGCGCGCCAAGGTCGTCGGGAGCATGGACATCGCCGAGAGCCGGCTGCCGCAGGACGGGTCGTATTCGGAAACCGTGGACGGCGTTTCCTATGATTTCCGCATTTCCACGCTGCCCTCCCTCTACGGCGAGACGATCGTCATCCGCATTCTCTCCGGGAAGGTAGATTTCATAGAGAATAACCATCTCGGGATGATGGATGTCCAGGAAAAGCTTTTCATGAAGTGCCTTAGAAGGAAATCAGGGATGATTCTCACGACCGGGCCGACCGGTTCGGGAAAGACGTCGACGCTCTATGCGGCGCTCCGGCTCCTGAATGACCCTTCGGTGAATATCATCTCGATCGAGGATCCCGTGGAGTACCGGATCGAGGGCGTGACGCAGATGCAGGTGAATAAAAAAGTAGGGCTCACCTTCGAAAAAGGCCTCCGCTCGATCGTCCGCCAGGATCCGGATATTCTGATGGTCGGGGAAATCCGCGACAGGGAGACGGCGGAAATCGCCGTACATGCCGCGCTGACGGGACACCTCGTCCTGTCGACGCTTCACACGGTGAATGCAGCGTCCGCGCCGCTCCGTTTGATGGACATGGGTATCGCTCCCTACCTTCTGGCGGATTCGCTCTCCCTGATTATTTCCCAGCGCATCCCCGGGCGCCTCTGCCCGCATTGCAAAAGGAAAGTCACGCTGACGGAGGAAAATTTCGCCGACCTTTCCCTCCCGCAGGAATTTCTGGGAGAGACGGTCATGGATGCAGAAGGCTGCGAGGAATGCCATGGGAGCGGCATCGCAGGGCGAATCGGCGCCTTTGAAATGATTGAAATCGGACGGGAAGAGCGGCAGATCATCCGCGGGGGCTTCTCGGCCGACAAACTGCAGGAAAGAATGAGAGCGCAGGGCCAGCCCGATATGGGCGCGGCGGCGCTTCGCGAGCTCCGGAAAGGCTGGATTTCAGCAAGATCAGCCTCCCAGGTCATCGCGGGAGAGGACTGA
- a CDS encoding type IV pilus twitching motility protein PilT, protein MDIEKLMQTYPNLTDVHATQDEPLMIRAGGALKKLRETAGEDFFTALFTSYVNEDRMTAYKKEGALDTAFSLGNTRFRLHIYKSGGKPAAAIRVLPELSALPADPDKAFLDKLSALEHGLVLITGPSGSGKSTTLAHILLTAVAKRPCHIVTLEDPVEYVISSDKALVHQREIGEDTPSFAEGVIESLREDPDIIAVGEMRDAATIEAALTAAETGHLVFATLHTTRAKDACTRIIHAFPSTRENEIRSILSSCLQHVLTQRLCRPGKETFLMREILTNVPAVSHLIREGKDEQIPSYMEMGLQNMRTLKQAAYGLKNISEKDREKLLKTLE, encoded by the coding sequence TTGGATATAGAAAAACTCATGCAGACGTATCCGAATCTGACGGATGTGCACGCCACGCAGGATGAACCGCTGATGATCCGCGCAGGCGGCGCGCTGAAAAAGCTTCGCGAGACGGCTGGAGAAGATTTCTTCACGGCGCTTTTCACGTCCTACGTCAATGAAGACAGAATGACTGCATACAAAAAAGAAGGCGCGCTCGATACTGCCTTTTCCCTGGGAAATACCCGCTTCCGCCTCCATATTTACAAGAGCGGAGGGAAACCGGCCGCCGCGATCCGCGTCTTGCCCGAGCTCTCCGCACTCCCTGCCGACCCCGACAAGGCTTTCTTGGACAAACTCTCTGCCCTTGAGCACGGCCTTGTCCTCATCACAGGCCCCTCGGGAAGCGGCAAGAGCACGACGCTCGCGCACATTCTCCTGACAGCCGTGGCCAAGCGCCCCTGCCATATCGTCACCCTCGAAGACCCCGTCGAATACGTCATTTCCTCTGACAAAGCCCTCGTCCACCAGAGGGAAATCGGAGAAGACACGCCGAGCTTTGCCGAAGGCGTCATCGAGTCCCTAAGGGAGGACCCCGACATCATCGCTGTGGGAGAAATGCGCGACGCCGCCACCATCGAAGCTGCCCTGACCGCGGCCGAGACAGGCCACCTCGTCTTTGCCACCCTCCACACCACACGTGCCAAAGACGCATGCACGCGCATCATCCACGCATTTCCTTCCACGAGGGAAAACGAAATCCGGAGCATCCTTTCCTCCTGCCTGCAGCACGTCCTCACGCAGCGCCTCTGCCGGCCGGGCAAGGAAACCTTCCTCATGCGCGAAATCCTGACGAACGTCCCCGCCGTTTCCCACCTCATCCGGGAAGGCAAGGACGAGCAGATCCCGTCGTACATGGAAATGGGCCTCCAGAACATGCGCACCCTGAAGCAGGCAGCGTACGGCCTGAAGAATATCTCCGAAAAAGACAGAGAAAAACTCCTGAAAACCCTCGAATGA
- a CDS encoding NADH:flavin oxidoreductase yields the protein MIEKPFILAGKKLSTRLVFPPLATESSDGGKPNEKITQHYCAIAANPNVGMIITEHSYVDPQGKADPHQISFADDSVIDAQKAMVKSIRNVRPDICLLAQINHAGANTRKLYTGMDLVSASDIKWTRDQARALTVDEIHDLEQKYIAAALRVQEAGYDGVEIHCAHAYLLNQFYSPITNHRDDEYGPQTITNRLRFTLEIIRGIKAKANKNFIVSVRLGGCDYKEGGSTIEDACAAAKLLEREHIDLLNLSGGTCQIFRPGHAEPGFFTDMSEAVKKCVFTPILVAGGITTKKEADLFLREGKADLIGVARALNADPKWEM from the coding sequence ATGATTGAAAAACCATTTATCCTCGCAGGAAAGAAACTCTCCACACGTCTCGTGTTCCCGCCGCTCGCGACCGAAAGCTCAGACGGCGGCAAGCCGAACGAAAAAATCACGCAGCACTACTGCGCCATCGCAGCAAACCCGAACGTCGGCATGATCATCACTGAGCACAGCTACGTCGATCCACAGGGCAAAGCAGACCCGCACCAGATTTCCTTTGCCGACGACTCCGTCATCGACGCACAGAAAGCCATGGTGAAATCCATCCGCAACGTGCGCCCCGACATCTGCCTCCTCGCGCAGATCAATCACGCAGGCGCCAATACACGCAAACTCTACACAGGCATGGATCTCGTCTCCGCCTCTGACATCAAATGGACCAGAGACCAGGCAAGAGCCCTCACCGTCGATGAAATCCACGACCTGGAACAGAAATACATCGCAGCAGCCCTCCGCGTCCAGGAAGCCGGCTATGACGGCGTAGAAATCCACTGCGCACACGCTTACCTCCTGAACCAGTTCTACTCGCCGATCACCAACCACAGAGACGACGAATACGGACCGCAGACCATCACCAACCGCCTCCGCTTTACCCTCGAAATCATCCGAGGCATCAAAGCCAAAGCCAATAAGAACTTCATCGTCTCCGTACGCTTGGGAGGCTGCGACTACAAAGAAGGCGGCAGCACCATCGAAGACGCATGCGCAGCAGCCAAACTCCTCGAAAGAGAACACATCGACCTCCTGAACCTCTCCGGCGGCACCTGCCAGATCTTCAGACCGGGCCACGCAGAACCAGGCTTCTTCACCGACATGTCCGAAGCCGTCAAGAAATGCGTATTCACCCCGATCCTCGTAGCAGGCGGCATCACAACAAAGAAAGAAGCCGACCTCTTCCTCCGTGAAGGCAAAGCCGACCTCATCGGCGTAGCCAGAGCACTCAACGCAGACCCGAAATGGGAAATGTAA